The following coding sequences lie in one Sorghum bicolor cultivar BTx623 chromosome 6, Sorghum_bicolor_NCBIv3, whole genome shotgun sequence genomic window:
- the LOC8056604 gene encoding protein RKD5: MDTAVSTLTALAIFASTVEHAAYRSVHGYRVVGRKRGGWVRWERWVERQFVLSLSFPPCLEVALPAAAPRILPAGWRTRPVFREGQTVEDTWRCIVAFDSVAAVAPSSPPPPVLSPLVNPQLQYLPNLYNDLLKVFQFQEEKKVSQLVNSKKQPIRSGEQGKTSDLADASESDSEGDSQSDKELAPPVQKHIRANRKHIDSITLVDIAQYFHLPLRDASKTLKIGVSILKRKCRQYGIARWPHRKIKSLDSLIHDLEYVLAREDDEEEEKQLQKERLAAAITALAKRKSMLESEKETIQQKPTMDLMAETKLFREDVFKRRYRAKSSVMDDMDFGMV; encoded by the exons ATGGACACCGCCGTCTCCACCCTCACCGCTCTCGCCATCTTCGCGAGCACCGTCGAGCACG CCGCCTACAGGAGCGTGCACGGGTACAGGGTGGTCGGGAGGAAACGCGGCGGGTGGGTTCGGTGGGAGAGGTGGGTGGAGCGGCAGTTcgtcctctccctctccttcccACCGTGCCTCGAGGTCGCCCtgcccgccgccgcgccgcggaTACTGCCAGCGGGGTGGCGGACCCGGCCGGTGTTCCGCGAGGGACAGACCGTGGAGGACACCTGGCGTTGCATTGTGGCATTCGactccgtcgccgccgtcgcaccgtcctccccgccgccgcccgtGCTCTCCCCCCTCGT GAACCCGCAGCTGCAGTATCTGCCTAATCTGTACAACGACCTGCTGAAGGTGTTTCAGTTTCAGGAAGAGAAAAAGGTCTCACAGCTCGTTAATTCAAAAAAGCAACCCATCCGTTCTGGTGAGCAGGGGAAAACTTCTGATCTGGCTGATGCGTCGGAGTCTGATTCGGAAGGGGATTCTCAATCTGACAAAG AACTTGCACCACCAGTTCAGAAGCATATAAGAGCCAACAGGAAGCATATAGATAGCATTACTTTAGTTGATATAGCTCAGTACTTCCATCTTCCACTCCGAGATGCATCAAAGACACTCAAGATCGGGGTCAGCATACTGAAGAGGAAATGCCGACAATATGGGATAGCTCGTTGGCCGCACCGGAAAATCAAGTCACTTGACTCCCTCATTCATGACCTTGAG TACGTGCTGGCAAgagaggacgacgaggaggaggagaagcagCTGCAGAAGGAGAGGCTGGCTGCTGCGATAACGGCCCTCGCAAAGCGGAAGAGCATGCTGGAAAGCGAGAAGGAAACCATACAGCAGAAACCGACCATGGACTTGATGGCTGAAACCAAGCTGTTCAGGGAAGATGTTTTCAAGAGGAGATATAGGGCCAAAAGTTCAGTCATGGATGATATGGATTTCGGTATGGTTTAG
- the LOC8057582 gene encoding probable serine/threonine-protein kinase PIX13: MGNCLGSEEAELVEVVKNSGHHGQPRAATTAAPAMVAAPKSEGSMSSSGRPSSSRSPGSSMNSSATTTGRSGSTSTSSGSRPLASAAAADAYHQEEREEGRILETPDLRIFTFAELRAATRNFRPDTVLGEGGFGRVYKGWVDEKTMNPTRSGIGMVVAVKKLNPESVQGVQEWQSEVNFLGRLSHPNLVRLLGYCVEDRDLLLVYEYMPKGSLDNHLFRKGGSFEPMSWNLRLRIAIGAARGLAFLHSSEKQVIYRDFKASNILLDTNYNAKLSDFGLAKNGPTGGDSHVTTRVMGTYGYAAPEYVATGHLYVKSDVYGFGVVLLEMLTGLRALDTGRPAQQHNLVEWAKPYLADRRKLARLVDPRLEGQYPSKAALQAAQLTLRCLEGDPRSRPSMAEVVLALEEIEQLKVRPKGAPRDHRDEAARSSHGHGRSSRPRSGSGSGRAGSSSHHHQSPSMR; encoded by the exons ATGGGGAACTGCCTCGGCTCGGAGGAGGCCGAACTGGTGGAGGTCGTGAAGAACTCGGGCCACCATGGACAGCCCCGAG CAGCTACGACGGCAGCTCCAGCCATGGTGGCGGCACCCAAATCCGAGGGTTCCATGAGCTCATCAGGGCgccccagcagcagcaggtctCCTGGCTCGTCCATGAACAGCAGCGCCACCACGACGGGCCGAAGCggcagcaccagcaccagcagcgGCTCGAGGCCCCTcgcgtccgccgccgccgccgacgcgtaCCACCAGGAGGAGCGGGAGGAGGGGAGGATCCTGGAGACGCCCGACCTCCGCATCTTCACCTTCGCGGAGCTCCGGGCCGCGACGCGCAACTTCAGGCCGGACACGGTTCTGGGCGAGGGCGGGTTCGGGCGGGTGTACAAGGGCTGGGTCGACGAGAAGACCATGAACCCGACGCGCTCCGGCATCGGCATGGTGGTCGCCGTCAAGAAGCTCAACCCGGAGAGCGTGCAGGGCGTGCAGGAGTGGCAG TCTGAGGTGAACTTTCTGGGGAGGCTGTCGCATCCGAACCTGGTGAGGCTGCTGGGCTACTGCGTGGAGGACAGGGATCTCCTCCTCGTGTACGAGTACATGCCCAAAGGCAGCCTGGACAATCATCTCTTCAGAA AGGGCGGCTCCTTCGAACCAATGTCGTGGAACCTTCGGCTGCGCATCGCCATTGGCGCCGCGCGTGGCCTCGCCTTCCTCCACTCGTCGGAGAAGCAGGTGATCTACCGAGACTTCAAGGCCTCAAACATCCTCCTCGACACG AATTACAACGCCAAGCTATCCGACTTCGGTCTCGCCAAGAATGGCCCGACCGGCGGCGACAGCCACGTCACCACCCGGGTCATGGGCACGTACGGCTACGCTGCGCCGGAGTACGTCGCCACAG GGCACCTGTACGTGAAGAGCGACGTGTACGGCTTCGGCGTGGTGCTGCTGGAGATGCTGACGGGCCTGCGGGCGCTGGACACGGGCCGCCCCGCGCAGCAGCACAACCTGGTGGAGTGGGCCAAGCCGTACCTGGCGGACCGGCGGAAGCTGGCGCGCCTCGTCGACCCGCGGCTCGAGGGCCAGTACCCGTCCAAGGCGGCGCTGCAGGCGGCCCAGCTCACGCTGCGCTGCCTCGAGGGGGACCCCAGGAGCCGGCCCTCCATGGCGGAGGTCGTGCTGGCACTCGAGGAGATCGAGCAGCTCAAGGTGCGGCCCAAGGGCGCGCCGCGGGACCACCGGGACGAAGCAGCGCGGAGCAGCCACGGCCACGGGCGGTCGTCGCGCCCGAGGTCCGGGTCCGGGTCCGGCCGGGCGGGGAGCAGCAGCCACCACCACCAGTCTCCGAGCATGAGGTAG